A stretch of the Conger conger chromosome 3, fConCon1.1, whole genome shotgun sequence genome encodes the following:
- the b4gat1 gene encoding beta-1,4-glucuronyltransferase 1 — MHFSKKCSVFKVVLSALLIVALLQLIYLSFLSKLHGRQQRYRYSELFGGAGKKNVHQPEKNTRKERLKYSLSTGGIFDVSGQYRIYKNLIKSEFSANQKPGVDGSLFQLTLATHTTINNLHHLDSLQERWQNPLSVAIFAHGQDVKFATALVYALSTFCPQIQALVDFHLVCHSGEMASFPDQDREQFAGLEDCAGVFAKLETHRDKYKNYAIGTNVSYPNNLLRNVARGGTDTTYILVIDIDMVPSADLPQSFLALLKRREPASDEVFVLPAFEIRHARKLPASKSELVQLYQVGEVRPFYEELCPRCQAPTNYSVWVNLHGHGTGQLEVAYTLNWVDPWEPFYIGPRTVPLYDENFRQYGFNRISQACELHVAGYRFSVLSSAFVVHRGFKVAGDFHKRKDEENRRNRLLFRSFKEGLKTKYPASPRRC, encoded by the exons atgcatttctcaaaaaaatgttCCGTGTTTAAGGTGGTGCTCAGTGCCCTGCTAATTGTAGCGCTCCTGCAATTAATTTACCTGTCCTTCCTATCGAAGCTACACGGTCGGCAGCAGCGCTACAGGTACTCGGAGCTCTTTGGGGGCGCCGGGAAGAAAAATGTTCACCAACCGGAGAAAAATACTCGCAAAGAACGTCTCAAGTATTCTCTATCCACTGGAGGAATTTTTGACGTCAGTGGGCAGTATCGCATATACAAAAACTTAATTAAAAGCGAGTTTTCGGCCAATCAAAAGCCAGGTGTGGATGGGAGTTTGTTCCAGCTCACTCTGGCCACGCACACGACCATCAACAATTTGCACCATCTGGATTCGTTGCAGGAGCGATGGCAAAACCCTCTCTCCGTCGCGATATTCGCGCACGGCCAAGACGTCAAGTTTGCCACAGCGCTCGTCTATGCCCTCAGTACGTTTTGCCCGCAGATACAAGCGCTTGTGGATTTCCACTTGGTGTGCCACTCCGGAGAGATGGCTAGCTTTCCCGACCAAGATCGTGAGCAATTTGCTGGATTGGAAGACTGCGCTGGAGTATTTGCTAAGCTGGAGACTCACAGGGACAAATACAAGAACTATGCCATTGGCACCAATGTCTCTTATCCCAACAACCTGCTGCGTAACGTAGCCAGAGGAGGAACGGACACGACGTACATTCTGGTCATAGACATTGACATGGTTCCCAGTGCCGACCTGCCGCAGTCGTTCTTGGCCTTGCTAAAAAGGCGAGAGCCCGCTTCGGACGAAGTCTTCGTGCTGCCAGCCTTCGAGATCAGACATGCGCGCAAGTTGCCGGCTTCCAAGTCCGAGCTTGTGCAGCTGTATCAGGTGGGCGAGGTCCGGCCCTTCTACGAAGAGCTTTGCCCCCGGTGCCAGGCACCCACAAACTATTCCGTGTGGGTGAATCTGCACGGCCACGGGACTGGGCAGTTGGAGGTGGCCTACACCCTAAACTGGGTCGACCCTTGGGAGCCCTTCTACATCGGACCACGTACCGTGCCCCTGTACGACGAGAACTTCCGTCAGTATGGCTTCAACCGCATCAGCCAG GCCTGCGAGTTGCACGTCGCTGGGTACCGCTTCTCTGTGCTGAGTTCGGCGTTCGTGGTGCACCGGGGCTTCAAGGTGGCCGGAGACTTCCACAAGCGCAAGGACGAGGAAAACCGACGCAACAGGCTGCTTTTCCGAAGCTTCAAAGAAGGACTGAAGACCAAGTACCCTGCCTCCCCCCGACGCTGCTGA